GAGGCAGCTGTGGGGTTGTGGTGACAGTACATCTTGATCGCCCAACACTTTCAGCGTAACAATGACATAACAGTTTGTTTTGGCAGTTTTGATTTGACAAATCTTCAACATGAACAacctgaaaatggaattacaatGAAATAATGCTTGAGTATGCAAAAACTTTAAAGCTAAAGTATGTTGAGGTCTCTTGGCAGATCTGCATCTTTACAATGACTTCAACGGTGAATGGGCTCTAAGTCTGGATGTgtgttagaaataaaatattattccTGATAATCATCTGCATGCTCGGTTTCTATTCTTTTTGAACATCTGCTACCCCCTGGTGGTCTTTCCATGCCTTGCAGGTGGTCAGTCAatgatgtgttttcacttttatataGATGGACAGAGAGATGCTTTTTACTATAAACAGTATTTCCCTGAATTGTTTGTGAAAAATCTAGCTTGTGCTTTACACTCAGGTTGCTTTACAACAGGTTGCTTCTGGAGTCACCAGTGAAAATGGTCATCCATGGtctaaaatggtaaatggccaattatgtagcacttttatccaaagtgctttacagtgttgattcccattccccaaacacacacagatggcagtggctgccatttagccaggagcaacttgaggttcagtgccttgcccaaggacactttgacatgtagccgggagcagggatTGATGACTGCCTCACCAAcagagctacagccgccccttcaCATTCATACAAGTTATGACAAGCACCTTGCCCTGGCATTTGAAAGCGTTTTGGAACTCCGTGTTTTGTTAGAGGGACCTAGAAAAAGCTTTATTTGCAGGTCTGTCAAATTCTTAAAGAAACATTCTTTGGCTGAGCCTGGTGAATGATCCATGTTCTTCAGTATTCATCATATGATCAATTGATCCCTAAAAAGATGGCCTCTCACAAAATTActgattattttgtttgattgtaATCTACGTTTTCGAGTTTAACATAACCAGCTGCCCTTAAAACTCTACTGTCAGAATCCTCACTCTTCTTTTGATTGTCCATGATCCCAGATGCCCTTAAAAACAAGTTGAGTGAATTAACAcagctaaagtaaaaaaaaaattgtaaaacccCTAAAAAGAGAAATGATTAACAAATCTTTCAAAATGTCTGTAGCTCACTTTCCTTATGCTTAActacaaaacagacaaaaagcaaTGAGTTAATTTTCTGCAGAACGTGACACAATGTAACATCGACAGAGAATGTATCTGGTTAGAAACTCAGCCATCGCTATGGTGACTGGTCATTTGACTTTTCACTTATCAACAGGTTATATAGTCAAATTGGTTCATATAAAACAGTGACCACATCGATTAGTATTACTGGATTTgtctatttattatttcatatttacacatacatattGCACAGGTTACAAATCTTAAGAGCTCAAAGTTTATACAAATGAAGTCCTGGCTTTgatcaagcaaaaaaaaaaaatcaacataaaCCTCAAGTACTCTTAAATGAGGAATACATGTTTTGTGCGTTGTAATTTTTGTGCGTCTGTGCGGTTCAAGGGGAGGGAATTGCATTCTTTATATTTACAAAGATAAATATACACTTTGTAATATCTGAAAAGTTAAAAACGGATAAACCAGTCGACACTCAAACTTTTCCACCTTTGCATACTGCTGGTACACGATACTGGTTAATATGCTGTCCTACAGTGACTTTCTTAAACAGCTAATGATGCTCCTAATGTCTATGGTTTTTGGTGAATAAATTCAAACTTGAAAACAAAACGTAATAGTATCGTGCTTCAGCCTCAATGCTTTACCAACTTAAACCTCTCAGGTTAAGTTAGCATGTTCTTGGGCCATGCTCTACCATTTCCTGCAGGGTTCAATTCCTATAAGAAGTGTGTACATCGGTAAAATGGCAGCCAGTCACCAACTTAAAAACACCCTGCTTCTGGGGACCTTTTCAGATGCAGAGCTTAGAATTTAAAAGTGCAGCTGTAAATATCACAAGTATCtgaaactaaaatatttctgcTGAGATGTCTTCACAACACACGTTTTATTAAAATTGGCCTGGAGGAAAAGCAGTAGTAAGAACTGAGGCACCTCCTTAGAGGTTTCCTCAGGTCTGATTTTCTCATCAACCTTCTGTCTTCTCAGTCTCTATGAATGGGATAGGGCTTGTATAggagcgggggggggggggggaagagggTCCATGATGCTCATATGTTGAAGCTCTCTCCACAGCCACACGTGCCTTTGATGTTGGGATTGTTGAAGACAAATTCACTGGACAACTTTGACTCCACAAAGTCCATCTCAGTTCCCAAAAGGGTCAGCTGAGCCTTCTTCTCTATGAACACCCTCACACCTGCAAAAGATAAAGCATCTGTACTCCCACATTCTAATCTTAATGTTAATATCCAGCCAAAATGTTGTGGTTTGGAATATGCTGCACtccaaatacacagacaaaagcacattttattaaatccaAAACTGCCATTtcttgttcaaaataaaaactgttgttcAAACGAAAAATATGttcaatcaaaaataaaaatttaaattcaaaaaataGATGAATACCATACAAAATGTGTGCAGTGGATCATTCTCAGAAACAAAATCGGAATTTGTTCTATTTGACTTAATAAGCGACATTCAAATTTCCTCATGGTACGGAAAACATATTAAGACATGGTTTACCATCCTGTAGTACTTCCTCATCAGACTTGTCTTTATCCTTAGTGTAGTCCAGTGTGTACGTCAGTCCGTTGCAGCCACGAGTTCTCACTCCAACCTTCAAACCAATCTGAAATAAAGCCATAGCTATGTTCACACACTTCCTTTGGACTTTTGCAATAAGCTGTtgacacacagaattaatgggAGTTGAAGTTGTGTGGATATGTTTAATAATATCGCAGttgaattaattaatattattctTCTTATAGCAAAGTATAATTTCTGGGCTCATTGCTATAACTTCTGTGACACAGACTAATGTAGAGCACATAGATTTGTTTCTCTACAATAAAATTTTTTCAGCATTTCAAAAGGTAAAGACAGGTCACAGACTCGGCACGAAGCTGCATCGGTTTGTGCTTACTTGCTAGTTTGCCGTGTTAGGTAcataaacaataacatttaaacttaaaaaaaaaatacaaatatctaaaacaatatctgtttttattttttgatataGCTGCGGTTTTTGCCATTAGATATTACACAAGATTTCTCAAACAGGATCTTTAAATTTAACTTCAACAAATGTCTTGCCCAAAACAAAGTAGCAATAATGGTGACAACCTAAACCAGAAGACAGTACCTTATTCTAAAAgccaatttaaagaaatctgGTGCCATTTGGTAGGAAAGAATAGAGAAGCCCCTGTTGTttaatgaaattatgttttagtgAATGGTGGTAGTATCAGTTACTCACATATTCCGGCTTATCCTGCAACAACAACCTGATCTTGTTCACAGCTGCTGGAGTCTGCAGAAAGACAACAGAAGATAAAATGCTAGTAAGTAACAGCTACAATATACACTGGATTCAGATGGAATCCATGTATTCTGGAAAACGGAAAGTCTACCTAGCCGACGAGCAAAGACAAATAAGAAACAGACCACAGAGCTGGTTTGAgtttctgtggttgtttttATACCTTTTGCCTGATTTTAAAATCCCTGTTGCAGGGTCGAACAAGCCAACTAATCTAATAATCTGTACAGCATAATGCAACAGCCTTCACCCCCTGTCACCCCCGCTCTAACTGAATGGATGAGGGCACAAAAGTGGGATCCCATGTGAAAGACTCTGGAACACTGAGATTAACTACAACAGCCACTTGATGATAATCACTTCTGGCTTTTGTGATCATCTGAGCTGCTGATGCCAAATCCCAACTGTGCCACAGCCTGTAGCTGTTTCATAACTGAACTATCACTATACTATGAAACAGAATTTTCCATTACTTACAAATAGATCCTAAAGTGGTGTATGACAGCTAAATAATACTTGgcaacattaatatttattagtgACGTTAGCTTCTCagataaagaaattaaacacagcAATACTCTTTAATGATACATCATTGGCAGTTGTCTCCATTTTGAGGGACGACCcactacattacatttaatgcaaCGCCCAAGCTTTATCAGTTCAAggcaacatacaaacacactatCTTGCTTTTGCAATGTCAGGAGAGCCTGTCAGGCTGATATTCACACCCATCAGACCATGACTCTGCTCTTACAATTTGGTAGCTATTATAACACATTTCTAtaaattatttgtaatattaaGGGGAAATCCACAAATTCTACACATTCAAACATTCGAGCAAAACTCTGCTAgtgaaaacatacacacacacatatatatgtatagccCAGGggtttaaatatgtgtttgtaaGGAAACAAccaataaaatgcaaaagtatTAGTAAAGATGGGATCTGCATATAGCTTGCTAGGCACCTAAAATAGAGCTAAACTGATAAGTGGGTGCATTGATTAGtcaaaatcaatcaaaagaTGAGAGTTTCCCCTCTTGCACTTTGGTTGTCATATCATTGTAAACTCCGTTTTTTAGTTAACATTTGAAGTCACCAGGTGAGCAATATTTGTAACAATTGTTTGATGACGTCACATCAGcgtatttaatcatttaaatggCCCATATCTTGAGAGTGCACAGTTCAAACGTATAATCACTTACATTAGCAATCATACATCTTGCCACATAACGTTAAGCGCTTTACCTCGCAATTTACATGCGATCAGTGGCCGCAACTGGCGAACTTAACTATCGATGACACATTGTGTCAAGCATCAGATTAGCCTAGCAGCTAACCGTTACTAACTTTAGCGTCATGCAGTTAAGCCCAGAGCTAGCGCGATCTTGCAACCTACCGCCATACTTCTAACCACCAAAGTGCGTCACACAAACACTTATAAAAGCTCATAAACAAGACGAAACGTTCAATGTTACGGGAACTTTACATAAACGCACCCGCAGTGGTGCCTAACGTTAGTCAGCTAAGTTAGCTAAAGCAAGTCCAGTTTAAGTCACTGGCCGCTGATCATCACACTTTAAATTAAGACGGAGAAGCTAGTGAGCTTAGAAGCAAGGACTGTAACTTACCAATGTCAGCGCAGCCCTTGTAGGCAGTATCTTTCTTTTGTTGACCGCTCGGACAGTAGCTCGAACTATGGAGGCAGACATGTTTTTACAGTTAACTTGACAACACTGAGCTGCGCAAgcgtaaacaaaacattgtaaCCGCCCCAAGATCAGCGGCCTGTTCAGTGATTGGCTAATATTATGACTGATGGGCGTGACAGCTAATGTAAACCTTCCGACCTTCAAGAAAGTCTGGGACCAAGTCATGCCGAAAGAAATTTCAGCGGCCAAAAGCAGGCTGAACTCAGCAGGCTGAACTCAGCAGTCTGCATTTCAATAACCGactcatttatttatatcagAATTGTAAACTCAAACTGAGTGTGtacctgaaataaaaaaaatgtccacagtCTTGTGGAAAGAAAGAATTTATGATTGAGAAGGCATTAAAAAATAGACAGGAATACCTATATAGGTGCATTGAACTTTTGGTCAAACTCACAATCAGGCCTTAAATCATAATGTAAAGGGTCAGGCCATGGGATCACCGATTATCAGGTGACAAGTCAGGTAACAGTACAAAGATGAGCACAGGATCAACAAACCACTCTGTTTCATAGCAACAGGTTGTGCCTTTCATCCTTGTCCATTCAGCCTTAGATGGCAATAAAAGTAGTCTGCCAGGATTCCATATATTAGCGGTCCACATGGGAAGTGCACCAGGACTGCACAACCAATTACGCCTCCATTGCTGAGACAGGTACTTAGATAGGGGCCTAATAGGTTCCCAAGAACACATTGGCCCCTATAATTCTCAAATGAAAAAATTTTGGCACAACCAGTCCCCCGGCCAACAGCCCTAATACTGTGTCAGGattgttaaattaaatgaaatgacaaaaatacactGTTAGAGTATTAGATAAAGTAAGGAAGTATGTTCTACTTAGTTTTCCAAGTTCCCGGTTTTATTGTCTGGAATATACACA
This window of the Channa argus isolate prfri chromosome 11, Channa argus male v1.0, whole genome shotgun sequence genome carries:
- the isca1 gene encoding iron-sulfur cluster assembly 1 homolog, mitochondrial, which produces MSASIVRATVRAVNKRKILPTRAALTLTPAAVNKIRLLLQDKPEYIGLKVGVRTRGCNGLTYTLDYTKDKDKSDEEVLQDGVRVFIEKKAQLTLLGTEMDFVESKLSSEFVFNNPNIKGTCGCGESFNI